Proteins encoded together in one Streptomyces sp. NA04227 window:
- the rpmI gene encoding 50S ribosomal protein L35, with amino-acid sequence MPKNKTHSGSKKRFKVTGSGKVLRERAGKRHLLEHKSSRLTRRLSGNAEMAPGDAAKIKKLLGK; translated from the coding sequence ATGCCGAAGAACAAGACGCACAGCGGTTCCAAGAAGCGCTTCAAGGTCACCGGCTCCGGCAAGGTGCTTCGTGAGCGCGCCGGCAAGCGCCACCTGCTCGAGCACAAGTCGTCCCGTCTGACGCGTCGCCTCAGTGGCAACGCCGAGATGGCCCCGGGCGACGCCGCGAAGATCAAGAAGCTTCTCGGCAAGTGA
- the rplT gene encoding 50S ribosomal protein L20: MARVKRAVNAHKKRRAILEQASGYRGQRSRLYRKAKEQVTHSLVYNYNDRKKRKGDFRQLWIQRINAAARANGMTYNRFIQGLKAANIEVDRKILADLAVNDENAFAALVEVAQKALPSDVNAPKAA, from the coding sequence GTGGCACGCGTCAAGCGGGCAGTGAACGCCCACAAGAAGCGCCGGGCAATCCTCGAGCAGGCCAGCGGCTACCGCGGTCAGCGTTCGCGCCTGTACCGCAAGGCGAAGGAGCAGGTCACCCACTCCCTCGTCTACAACTACAACGACCGCAAGAAGCGCAAGGGCGACTTCCGTCAGCTGTGGATCCAGCGCATCAACGCCGCTGCCCGCGCCAACGGCATGACGTACAACCGCTTCATCCAGGGTCTGAAGGCCGCCAACATCGAGGTCGACCGCAAGATCCTCGCGGACCTCGCCGTCAACGACGAGAACGCCTTCGCGGCGCTCGTCGAGGTCGCGCAGAAGGCGCTGCCGAGCGACGTCAACGCGCCGAAGGCCGCCTGA
- a CDS encoding RNA methyltransferase — MAAVPELTSLRSPRVVAARRLAKRSFRGKERRFLAEGPQAVREALAHLIEVYVTADAAERHADILAACRDARVPVLTASDEVVAEMSDTVTPQGIVGLCRFLDTDFAEILRARPKLVAVLAHVRDPGNAGTVLRCADAAGAEAVILTDASVDLYNPKCVRASVGSLFHLPVAVGVPVRQAVEELRESGVRVLAADGAGQDDLDSELDRGSMGGPTAWVFGNEAWGLPEETRALADAVVRVPIHGRAESLNLATAAAVCLYASARAQRAPGGCR; from the coding sequence ATGGCAGCAGTCCCCGAGCTGACGTCCCTGCGCTCCCCGCGCGTGGTGGCGGCCCGCCGCCTGGCCAAGCGCAGCTTCCGCGGCAAGGAGCGCCGCTTCCTGGCCGAGGGGCCGCAGGCGGTACGGGAGGCGCTCGCCCATCTCATCGAGGTGTACGTCACGGCCGACGCCGCCGAGCGGCACGCCGACATCCTCGCGGCCTGCCGGGACGCGAGGGTCCCCGTCCTGACGGCCAGTGACGAGGTCGTCGCCGAGATGTCCGACACGGTCACCCCGCAGGGCATCGTCGGCCTGTGCCGTTTCCTCGACACGGACTTCGCCGAGATCCTGCGCGCGCGGCCGAAACTCGTCGCCGTTCTCGCGCATGTACGGGACCCCGGCAACGCGGGCACCGTGCTGCGCTGCGCCGACGCCGCGGGCGCCGAGGCCGTGATCCTTACCGACGCCTCCGTGGACCTGTACAACCCCAAGTGCGTGCGCGCCTCGGTCGGTTCGCTGTTCCATCTGCCGGTCGCGGTGGGCGTACCGGTCCGGCAGGCCGTCGAGGAGCTGCGGGAAAGCGGCGTACGCGTACTGGCCGCCGACGGCGCAGGGCAGGACGACCTGGACAGCGAACTGGACCGCGGTTCCATGGGCGGGCCCACCGCCTGGGTCTTCGGCAACGAGGCCTGGGGGCTGCCCGAGGAGACCCGGGCACTGGCCGACGCCGTCGTCCGGGTGCCCATCCACGGCCGGGCCGAGAGTCTGAATCTGGCCACCGCGGCGGCCGTCTGTCTGTACGCCTCGGCCCGTGCACAGCGCGCACCCGGCGGATGCCGCTGA
- a CDS encoding ATP-binding protein — protein MSVAADGLPARPGVDGPAPGTLPESPGLPGGLDPDELPDGLVIADEAGTVVCFNAAAARITKIPAERALGLPLESVLPLEDLEGRRWWRLTDPYGGLATRVAQPERNLLLPGGREVLVSARYVRTRPTGPVCRLVVALRDTEARRRTERSHAELIATVAHELRSPLTSVKGFTATLLAKWERFTDDQKRLMLETVDADANRVTRLIAELLDISRIDSGRLEVRRQPVDIGAAVGRHIQAHVAAGQPAHRFLVRVEQPLPALWADPDKIDQVLSNLLENAVRHGEGTVTIDVAPARLKSSAKTAQTPNPPNPPNAQPGRGAAAAAGETEGTAVTVSDEGPGIPEESMNRVFTRFWRGSKRGGTGLGLYIVKGIVEAHGGTITVGRAPGGGARFRFTLPVAAPAYLS, from the coding sequence ATGAGTGTCGCCGCCGACGGCCTGCCCGCGCGCCCCGGCGTCGATGGTCCGGCCCCCGGCACGCTCCCCGAGAGCCCGGGCCTTCCCGGCGGCCTGGATCCCGACGAGCTCCCCGACGGTCTGGTCATCGCCGACGAGGCGGGCACCGTCGTCTGCTTCAACGCCGCCGCCGCCCGTATCACCAAGATCCCGGCCGAGCGGGCGCTGGGCCTGCCGCTGGAGTCCGTGCTGCCGCTGGAGGACCTGGAGGGGCGGCGCTGGTGGCGGCTGACCGATCCGTACGGCGGCCTCGCCACGCGCGTCGCGCAGCCCGAGCGCAATCTGCTGCTGCCCGGCGGGCGTGAGGTCCTGGTCTCCGCGCGCTACGTGCGCACCCGGCCCACCGGCCCCGTATGCCGTCTGGTGGTGGCGCTGCGGGACACCGAGGCGCGGCGCCGTACCGAACGCAGCCACGCCGAACTCATCGCCACCGTCGCGCACGAACTGCGCTCGCCGCTGACCTCGGTGAAGGGTTTCACGGCCACCCTGCTCGCCAAGTGGGAACGCTTCACCGACGACCAGAAGCGGCTGATGCTGGAGACGGTCGACGCGGACGCCAACCGCGTCACCCGGCTGATCGCCGAACTCCTGGACATCTCCCGCATCGACTCCGGACGTCTGGAGGTGCGCCGCCAGCCCGTCGACATCGGCGCGGCCGTCGGGCGGCACATCCAGGCGCACGTCGCCGCCGGACAGCCCGCGCACCGCTTCCTCGTACGAGTGGAACAGCCGTTGCCCGCCCTGTGGGCCGATCCCGACAAGATCGACCAGGTGCTGAGCAACCTGCTGGAAAACGCGGTGCGGCACGGCGAGGGAACCGTCACCATCGACGTGGCACCCGCGCGGCTGAAGAGCTCGGCGAAGACGGCGCAGACCCCGAATCCGCCGAATCCGCCGAACGCACAGCCCGGACGCGGGGCCGCAGCGGCCGCGGGCGAGACGGAAGGGACGGCGGTCACCGTGAGCGACGAGGGCCCCGGTATCCCCGAGGAGTCGATGAACCGCGTCTTCACCCGGTTCTGGCGGGGCAGCAAGCGCGGCGGGACCGGCCTCGGCCTCTACATCGTCAAGGGAATCGTCGAGGCCCACGGCGGCACCATCACCGTCGGCAGGGCACCGGGCGGCGGCGCCCGGTTCCGATTTACCCTGCCCGTGGCGGCCCCGGCTTATCTCAGCTGA
- the pheS gene encoding phenylalanine--tRNA ligase subunit alpha, which produces MSAPNKSYDPVEVEALKPENIERMRDEALAAFAAAGDLDQLHEKKVAHTGGTSPLALANREIGALPPQAKAEAGKRVGQARGAVSKALAARQAELEEERDARVLVEEAVDVTLPHDREPAGARHPLTTFMERVADVFVAMGYEVAEGPEAEAEWFNFDALNFLPDHPARQMQDTFFVQGTRPDGKPTEGDESGVVLRTHTSPVQIRALLEHEVPVYVVCPGRVYRTDELDATHSPVFHQIELLAVDEGLTMADLKGTLDHMVQSLFGPDMKTRLRPNYFPFTEPSAEMDMLCYVCRGASVGNPDRPCRTCSSEGWIELGGCGMVNPRVLIACGVDPEKYSGFAFGFGIERMLMFRHNVEDMRDMFEGDVRFTRPFGMEI; this is translated from the coding sequence ATGTCGGCACCGAACAAGTCGTACGACCCTGTCGAGGTCGAGGCACTGAAACCGGAGAACATCGAGCGCATGCGGGACGAGGCGCTCGCCGCCTTCGCCGCCGCCGGTGACCTCGACCAGCTCCACGAGAAGAAGGTCGCCCACACGGGCGGCACCTCGCCGCTGGCCCTCGCCAACCGCGAGATCGGCGCACTGCCGCCGCAGGCCAAGGCCGAGGCGGGCAAGCGCGTGGGCCAGGCCCGCGGCGCCGTCTCCAAGGCGCTCGCCGCCAGGCAGGCCGAACTCGAGGAGGAGCGCGACGCCCGCGTACTCGTCGAGGAGGCCGTGGACGTCACCCTGCCGCACGACCGCGAACCGGCGGGTGCGCGGCATCCGCTGACCACGTTCATGGAGCGGGTCGCGGACGTCTTCGTGGCCATGGGCTACGAGGTCGCGGAGGGGCCCGAGGCCGAGGCCGAGTGGTTCAACTTCGACGCGCTCAACTTCCTGCCCGACCACCCGGCCCGGCAGATGCAGGACACCTTCTTCGTGCAGGGCACCCGCCCGGACGGAAAGCCCACCGAGGGCGACGAGTCCGGTGTCGTGCTGCGTACCCACACCTCGCCGGTGCAGATCCGTGCCCTGCTCGAGCACGAGGTGCCGGTCTACGTGGTCTGCCCGGGCCGCGTCTACCGCACCGACGAACTCGACGCCACGCACTCCCCGGTCTTCCACCAGATCGAGCTGCTCGCCGTCGACGAGGGTCTGACCATGGCCGACCTGAAGGGCACCCTGGACCACATGGTCCAGTCGCTCTTCGGCCCGGACATGAAGACCCGGCTGCGGCCCAACTACTTCCCCTTCACCGAGCCGTCCGCCGAGATGGACATGCTCTGCTACGTGTGCCGGGGCGCCTCGGTCGGCAATCCGGACCGGCCCTGCCGTACCTGTTCCAGCGAGGGCTGGATCGAGCTCGGCGGCTGCGGCATGGTCAATCCGCGCGTGCTGATCGCCTGCGGTGTGGACCCGGAGAAGTACAGCGGCTTCGCGTTCGGCTTCGGCATCGAGCGGATGCTGATGTTCCGCCACAACGTCGAAGACATGCGTGACATGTTCGAGGGCGACGTCCGGTTCACCCGGCCGTTCGGGATGGAGATCTGA